One Brachionichthys hirsutus isolate HB-005 unplaced genomic scaffold, CSIRO-AGI_Bhir_v1 contig_804, whole genome shotgun sequence genomic region harbors:
- the LOC137917494 gene encoding zinc finger protein 239-like has protein sequence MHSEDVDLLCGVCGKRLESTESLGVHLQSHKGSNCCRVCGKRYKSKTSMTEHMASHAGVKLHCCHVCGKECSRKGDLKIHMRIHTGEKPFCCSYCCKGFTHSGHLKKHVRSHTGERPHQCGVCGRGFLQSTHLKYHLGTHAHKY, from the coding sequence ATGCATTCGGAGGACGTGGATCTCCTCTGCGGCGTGTGTGGAAAGCGCTTGGAGTCCACGGAAAGTCTCGGGGTCCATCTTCAGTCGCACAAGGGCTCAAATTGCTGCCGCGTCTGTGGCAAACGCTACAAGAGTAAGACCTCCATGACGGAACACATGGCCAGCCACGCCGGAGTGAAACTGCACTGCTGTCACGTCTGTGGAAAAGAGTGCAGCCGCAAAGGAGACTTAAAGATACACATGAGGATCCACACGGGCGAGAAGCCTTTCTGCTGCTCTTATTGTTGCAAAGGCTTCACCCACAGTGGACACTTAAAGAAGCACGTGAGAAGCCACACGGGAGAGAGGCCGCACCAGTGCGGTGTCTGCGGCAGGGGGTTTCTGCAGAGCACCCACCTGAAATACCACCTTGGGACTCACGCCCACAAATACTGA